The segment ACAATAGTAAATTtcccttataataaaataaaattggcggtataattattgtagtctATTATTGTTTCAGATACACGGGAGCCATAAGCGGTCTCGTCCATGTGTTCGCGCTCCCCTCTCTACTACAAGTGCGGTCGCTACAGCTGCGCGGGAGGCTGACGTGGTGGAAAAGCCTTTTCTACTTCCTTATAGTGGTCTTTGGGACTGTCAACTTACTTATGCAGTTTTTTATTACTGAGTAAATACCTTTCTAGGTCAGGGGTTCCCCTGTCCCCGATTTGATGTAAATAGAATGAGACCGTATACCTCTTGGTAGGTCAGGGGCGGATTTGAGATTACAGTGTGGGGGTACTTTATTTGTGTGCAGATATAATGCATTTTGgttatatttgggtttattTGATGGGAACTATGTATTTTCTTGAGCCAGGATGATTACAGTGGTAATTCCCTGAGCACAAAGACATAATTAATCTGCCTTGTAAAAGTACCTATATTGTTTAGTAAAAGTCTATCAGAGACAACTTAGGAGACATTTTTCTCTTACTGAATTAAtggtttttgtaatatatattttagagaCTGCAAAATCCAATGTAACTGCAAATTATTGCCCCACGAACAAAAAAAGGTTATCGCGAAGTTTAATACCACTTTTCGATTTTTGAGACGATCACACATTACTGTGTTCGTTGATAGATAGACATTCCATATTAATGCATTTGGCCTTTGTCTGCTTACGTTTATTGGAGGCTGACTGTACGTAAGATGTAAAATGTCACTCAAAAAAGTAATTGAATCCGCCCCCGGCTTTAACTATACACTATAGCAATAACTTTATTGATCAGAGCTGTATAGACTATTAGGTTCCAGATAATTTCTAGATTACGAAATTCAGTATACGAATTGCAATGAAAATACTCAATTTATATTCCTGtacaaatactttaatatactgtctagtcataaataatttaataaatattaattatatttaggatATCATTGTTAtaaagtgatataaaaataggtCCAAGTTAGGAAATAGTTACtatgtaattttgaaaattatttaattattaagattataaacaGTAGTCAAAAATACTGTGCATTTTTATGtagcaattttgttttaaataaaaatgtaataaaatgtatttaaatatttttatttcttaaaccaAACTTTTATTACACATACAAATCTTTGATAGcagcttaaaatataaattatagacgTGGACAATAACcctaattatacatataaaatacaatttctaattcattttcatatacaaattataaaaatagtaacagATACTCCCCAAACTTAATTTCATATTAGCCTCTGGGGCCCATGACCCCCACGGACTTTGACTTATTACGTATTtacattcaaaacatttttataacttcaaaaatataacaaggTGTAAATttcttacattaaatatttgctGGCACATAAATAGTTACAACATTccataaacacataaaaatacaatattacaaacCCATTGGGccatttatagatattaattcGATAAGTATACAAATATACCTTTGATGTAAAATTGGAAGCACTTTCTAACAAGCGATCATTACagttttttgtacatttttgtcattttaataaattgatttttttattacaagatacttacttttaaaaacaaacatcttTACACATATTCATTGAGAAAAATACGAGACATAggatttatagtaataaatatatttatattaacttacGTGATAGGGTACTTTGATGTTTGGCTTAACACAGTATCTAAAACTGAAAGAATACGATAAAGATAAAATCTATGaacaagatttaataaaaagtgatgcaacttttttttaaattattgtgacGAACATCGACTTGAAATGTtgctaatttaaacaaaaactataagaaccaaattataaaagaatttttattttttgtttaaaaatttacctatatttttcaAAGACAACGTTAAAATAAGCTGGATTTCATTTACAAAAAGGCTTTTAAAACAGAACTGAGgttagattttgttttgttttttttctaaaaagaaGAAATAACATCCCCTCTAGCTTGTGGCATAACAAACAGAACACGAAGGTCCGTGAATTTTATTGacgattgtgattggtcgagagacctgCGCACGAGTCACATGTAAGTAtatcgaccaatcacaatgaagACACTGACTTTCGCGCCGTTTATTGCCACATTCAAAGGGGTCTGATATTTTTGCCTCATTTCACGTAATATTTTGTGAAGCCATCTACCCTGCCCAGCTGTGGGGTATTTACGTGATGACGGTGGGAGCGTCGCGTCCGGTGTAGTGTTGCAGTTTGGAGATTTTAAGCGCCACATCCACTAGAGGGCGCAGCATCTCCTGTGCGTCGCCTAACACGTTTGTAGCCTCGTACGAGTCGATGTACAGCCTGAAATAATACAATTAGTTAGTTTTAATACAAACGAATGAGGGAATGATTAAATAAATCGTCTGGTGGTAAGTGAAACGACTGCCTTTAGTGGCAACACCAATAGAACTTCTAATTTACACAAGTTTAAGATCAGctttttatattgattgtttaaataaaacttagtgctgctttttattaattaaataaaagacaaagtttatttttatatcattccaagtatatttatgacatatttaaaatgtatctttATTAACATGTGACGTTAATTCCTGAaaataatcgtttttttataaatttgcattTCGTATATGCCAGCAATAATTTTATCCAAAGAGAATTCATTTTCGTTACAAAACTAAAATCGATTTGACCATAGATAAGatcagtaatatatttttcgacGTTACACTTATTTCGACGTTCTCTAACTCTAGGGAATGGCGgtgaaaatgtatataaattgaatagTTATACCGACCTGACAGTAGCCCCCGAGCTGCCGGTGCCGCTCAAACGCAACACGATACGGGAGCCATCCTCGAAGATTATGCGGAGACCCTGCGAGCAAGTATATATTGTGAAATATGAAGTTTACGGGACAAAGCTTTTGTGTTCGAGTTATAGTTATTGTATATGGCAGTAGCAAAGGGTCTATCCAACCCGATTCCAGCCGCCTTCATTTTCCTAGCTTATGTAAAACCTATGCTtatgtaagcggcgatagcctagttggctgtggaacgaactgccgagacaaatgtccgcagattcaaatcccaagagcacacaagtctgatatttctaaaaaaaaaaatatatgtgtgtattctttgtgaattatcgctcgctttaacggtgcagggaaaaaaacatcgtgaggaaacctgagaaattctctataggaatttttagggtgtgtgaagtctactaatccgcactaggccagcgtggaggactaaggcctaatccctctcagtaatagaggaggcccgtgcccaacagcggggcagtatataatgcagggctgatattgattGGAACGACTTGCACACTGCAttgatgcatattagtagtacctatatcgatggttgaaaagctaattgacttaagcgacatttttttcgataaattttaactaagttaaaaaacatagaaaaacgtgctgattttaaatatatatgaaacttagtgtcgcaaaaaaagtcaattagcctttcaaccaacGATATGGTGTTTCGGATTGCCTAttggaaaatgtcacccttcctCACTGATACAGCGCTGTGACCCGGCAAGTCTTAAGGTCGATTCCGGCTCGACGTTGGAGAAAGCTTTGTATACATTTTCAGGCAAAAAATACTAAATCGTATTTTGGAAATTATACCCTATAACCATCGTACAACGAATCGATAGATACATGATTTGTCGTTATCGGTTCATTAGGAACGTCGGTAAAGTGGAATACAAAATTGGGTATAAACATAGGCTGTCAACATCGTTGCCATTCAGTGCTTTTTTAGTAGTAGAGGAATTTGTTTTtacgctttttttttaaatttggtattggttattgtagctagtgttactactggacataataagacttaacatctcatgtctcaggataccgagcgcagtggaataccaaacaatactttgcaattcaaggtgttggatggcgtttctactgtttatgggcggtcgtatcgcttaccatcaggcgaactgcaagttcgtctcgtcattcaaagcaataaaaaaaatttcaagCTTACCTGTTTCATAGCAACGCTCTGGTCGATGGGGTCCATGTAGGAGAAGTTGTCAGCTAGTTTGACGCGGTAGGTCTTCCCGCCGGCGGAGTGTTCCGAGCCGACGAACCCTGGCGCCGTGATGCTGCGCTCCAGCTCCGACATCATCTCATTGCACGGATCACTCGCGCATTCCTCGTAGTCGTATCTGGCGAGGAATTTTACTTATAGTGGGAAAGAAATAAAGTGTTCTCCTTCCTTGCTTAAGTGAAACAGTGGAAGCAATTAAGTTCCTTCCTTTGATATTAACTCTTTGGAACGGTGGAAACAATTAagcagaccggcataattgtgtccacgaaaaaataaatacaaatatatgatATAGCTGTTAGCCTCCCTCAATAAAAGGGTATGcaacacaaataatttttcagttcgaaccagtagttcctgagattagcgcgttcaaacaaacaaactcttcagctttatatcatAGTACCTATAGATATAATGTTGGTacaaatgtaaaacaattttactcttttttaaccgacttcaaaaaaaggaggaggttatcaattcgacgtgaatgtttttttttagatacccATATCATTCACACGTACCTAGTAAAGTAATTCCTCCCGTACTTGGCCCAGTGCGCCTTGAGTATGTTTTCCACGGACTGCCCGGTGGCGGCGAGGACAGAGAGCCACGCGAGTGCGGCCCACATGCCGTCCTTCTCCCGCACGTGGTCCGAGCCCGTGCCGAACGACTCCTCGCCGCAGAGGGACAGGCGCCCGGCGTCCATCAGGTTCCCGAAGTATTTCCAACCTAAAAATCAGGAAGTTAAATAGGCATTTTCAACCTTAAAATCAAGAAGTTAAATAGGCATTTCCAACCTAAAAATCAGGAAGTTAAATAGGCATTTTCAACCAAAAAATCAAGAAGTTAAATAGGCGTTTCCAACCTAAAAATCAGAAAGTTAAATAGGCATTTTCAACCTAAAAATCAAGAAGTTAAATAGGCGTTCCCAACCTAAAAATCAGAAAGTTAAATAGGCATTTTCAACCTAAAAATCAAGAAGTTAAATAGGCGTTTCCAACCTTAAAATCAGAAAGTTAAATAGGCATTTTCAACCTAAAAATCAAGAAGTTAAATAGGCGTTCCCAACCTAAAAATCAAGAAGTTAAATAGGCGTTTCCAACCTAAAAATCAGAAAGTTAAATAGGCATTTCCAACCTAAAACTTAGGAAGTTATATAGACTTCGAATGTAGTGATTAAACCTTTTCTTTGAATAAAcgaggttaaaaaataatatacgctTAGGTAGGGTTATTCCATTCGTGAGCGAGTATATTAAGGTTCTTATCTGACTGGCGAATTGCAAATGAATCCAAAGCGTGGCGAATTCGTCCAGGgtgataacataatttatttgattacagATAAAACTAAACGAGTTCAAAAGTAATATAAGGCCTGTATAGGGACTAGCAGGATAGCTAAAAATGCTTAATATTACAGTTTACTAGGTGTTGTTGGTGGCTTTGCCTGGCTTAAAGATGTTTCTTAgtataaatgtttcattttgttctttttatagCTAACCACAGCGCAAAGTACAGGAAGCCAGATCCAtctatttaatacttttaacaaTCATCCAAGTATTTTCGCTCGTAAAaattacctcggtggcgtattgTATTAAGGTACGACTGCTGTACTAAGGTCTCAGGTTTGATCTCCAAGTCGTAAAGTAGTATTGGGTTTtcctactcaatatcagcccggagtctggtattTTTGCTATTAATGACAGGCTCGCCTCCACCAtatgggacagaatacataCGAAACTGATttcaccagttgcgcctctgtgtaccccttcggggatagaaAGCATGTGTATAGGTATATGTGTGAccgtgcgtgtgtgcgtgtgtgtgcgtgcgtgcatgCGTGCGTatgcgcgtgtgtgtgtgtaaaaaaatgCGAAAGTAGTAAGTCACCAGTGGGCACTTCGAACATCTCCTTGCCGCTGGCGGCGGCCACGCGGTCCAcggcggcggcggtgggcaTGCTGCGCGCGAACCCGCGCACGCCCCGGCTGAAGTACGGGATGTGCTGCAGCTGCGCCGCCAGCACGGCCAGCGAGTCCGACGGCGTCACGAAGAACGCGCCGCGACCTATTATCATGTTGCGGTCGCCTGCCAACACATGTCCGCGGTTGAAAGGGCAATCGACTTTAAAACtacttgtttttgtttgtttagccTTTAATGCTTTTAACTTTAGGAGTTAAATAATGATACGGCGGTATCATTTTGCAATAcatgtagttattttttataaataaatggcgAAACacattattgataatattaaaagaattgaACAATAACTATAGATGGCGTTACCCGAATTTTAAATTGTCATCAATGTGAAAGCAATTAGCAAATgagattttattacaattgacgaaaaattactaataaaattaaaaatgtaatggcGGGAACCGTGCCTAACTTCAAACCATATCATACaaatctaacattcgcgtaaagatAAGAAACCATTATTCAAACCATATATCTAATTAAATTGTTCGTATAAAATCTCTTGAAAGTCGCGTGGGACGTCGAGGCCTATCAAATTGCGGCTGCCCCAACAAAAAGTAACGTATCTAACCAAGATAGAAATGCAATGATAAAACTtgtcaaaaacattaaatagcATGTGAAAATAAAgccacaaaataaatattgcaatttgCCTCTAACCTTGTACTTTAccatatttagaaaaaattaaataggtagGCAACGGTAATTCATGCTACCACTGACAATTTTTTCccctataatgatttcttacgtttcctacttttaaggattttatcgcggttttgattttttctttctcCTATATTTGcaactagctttttctcgcggcttcgcccgcgtgtagtAATTTTCCGTGTTAAAGTCCCGCtatttattttcccgggatagaaagcctataactttctcagggtcttaaactatctccctaccaaatttaataaaaatccgttcagaagattctgagaaaatcgataacatagtcagacagaaaaggggactaagttttataatatgtatagatatttttattgcaaagcGACTTACAGAGAGCAATATAATTTCAtgccaaattatataaaaaatactcttCACTTAACCCACTGCTAATTGATCCGAGGTCTTACCATCTCCATCGAAAGCGGCGCCGAAGTCGTAGTCCCCGCCTTTAACCGCATTCACCAGGTCAGCAGCATACGTCAAGTTAGGGTCCGGATGGGCTCCACCAAAGTCCTCGAGCGGATTGATCCGGCGCACATTCTTCTCAGAAGCACCTAGTTCCTCCAGGAATATGCGTTTCACATATGGTCCCGTTACTGTGGATAAAAGAAGGAAATGGATATTATAACTGATTTGtccattttgtttatgttttaggTGTTCTAAACAATATCATTAAATCTGTGATATATTTTCATGGAAGCTCGGAAGAAAATAGGGGCCAAATGGACGTAGATACGTAAAACGGATTCAACCCACAGTATGGTTgaaaatgagccgagtatgccaaattagttctagtctataacgtctatatttttcattagaaAAACATCTTAGTTAACATATGTTATTTTGGAcattttaataacgaaatataaaatagaatatcaatgagcaaaaatacgatttaaacttcaatcttcactATTTCAAAAGTGTCATTTTATGGGCTAGATCCTTATTGCATATCTACGTCCAAATAACgaaattaaagttttatccTAATAGGGGGCAGTTGCACTTCTTGTGCCCCTGAATCCGGCACTGCTTGGACTCTCATACGCACCTCCATGCATAGCATCGATGAGCACGTTAAACGGCTTCCTGGCCTCGGAACCCTGGATGAGCTGCCTGATCTTGCCGAAGTCGAATATCTCCTTCATGTACGCCACGTAGTCGTTCACTGAATCGATCACTTGCACCTCGAAGGGGCGGCCGTCAACCTtgaatatattgatataataattacatgtttACATGTACTCCAATTGAATTTATGTAGATTTCGTGTCGTTccatatgttatttaaaaattatcgcTCTTTTTTTAtagtgcctcggtggcgtagttgttctgCATGCGTCGTACagcaacgctctgaggtcttgggttcgaattccgggtcctAATTGATATttgagattttattattatttatcagcccagaatctggaatttgtggccgatatggcaaTCGGCTCAccccctatgacatcatgggaaggaacacacttggcgaaaagtggatgccctgcataccccttcgagataaacgcgtggtgttttgtttttctttttatatcttcGAAGAGCGAAATAAAAGTGATGCTATTATGTTACCGTAAAGTCATAAATGCCGACGCTATTCAAGGGGCAGGAGAGGTCGGGCACGATCTTGTACTGCGTGATGGCGGTGGTCAGCTTGTAGATGTCGTTGG is part of the Manduca sexta isolate Smith_Timp_Sample1 chromosome 10, JHU_Msex_v1.0, whole genome shotgun sequence genome and harbors:
- the LOC115455393 gene encoding phosphoglucomutase, yielding MNAITVNTTPYEGQKPGTSGLRKKVKVFLQENYTENFIQCILDANKGAVEGCALVVGGDGRYLVKEVVDKIIKICAANGVAKLLVGQNGILSTPAVSCIIRKYKTLGGIVLTASHNPGGINNDFGIKFNCSNGGPAPDGTTNDIYKLTTAITQYKIVPDLSCPLNSVGIYDFTVDGRPFEVQVIDSVNDYVAYMKEIFDFGKIRQLIQGSEARKPFNVLIDAMHGVTGPYVKRIFLEELGASEKNVRRINPLEDFGGAHPDPNLTYAADLVNAVKGGDYDFGAAFDGDGDRNMIIGRGAFFVTPSDSLAVLAAQLQHIPYFSRGVRGFARSMPTAAAVDRVAAASGKEMFEVPTGWKYFGNLMDAGRLSLCGEESFGTGSDHVREKDGMWAALAWLSVLAATGQSVENILKAHWAKYGRNYFTRYDYEECASDPCNEMMSELERSITAPGFVGSEHSAGGKTYRVKLADNFSYMDPIDQSVAMKQGLRIIFEDGSRIVLRLSGTGSSGATVRLYIDSYEATNVLGDAQEMLRPLVDVALKISKLQHYTGRDAPTVIT